A genome region from Peptococcus niger includes the following:
- a CDS encoding ABC transporter ATP-binding protein, producing the protein MLDQRRDKVVVRNLTKSFDDLLVLNDINFTVKEGEFLVIVGPTGCGKTTFLNLLSTLYTPTKGSILIDGEPADPKKHNISFVFQEPSCLPWRTVKENIAFGMETKNFPKDKMEEQLQKVMELVGLTQTQDLYPNQISSSMEQRVAIARAFAVNPDLLLMDEPYGQLDVKLRFYLEDELVRIWQEFKNTVIFITHNVEEAVYIAERVLVLTNKPTTIKEEIPIDLPRPRDYLDKDFVALREHVTEAIRWW; encoded by the coding sequence ATGCTCGACCAAAGGCGCGACAAAGTGGTCGTGCGCAATTTAACAAAATCTTTTGATGATTTGCTGGTGCTCAACGATATCAATTTTACAGTTAAGGAGGGAGAATTTCTCGTTATCGTTGGACCGACAGGTTGCGGGAAGACCACGTTTCTGAACTTACTATCAACGCTGTATACGCCCACAAAGGGGAGTATTCTGATTGATGGGGAACCGGCTGATCCGAAAAAGCACAACATCAGCTTTGTTTTCCAAGAGCCGTCTTGCCTGCCTTGGCGAACGGTGAAAGAAAATATTGCGTTCGGTATGGAAACGAAAAATTTCCCAAAAGACAAGATGGAAGAGCAGCTGCAAAAGGTTATGGAGCTGGTCGGGTTGACCCAGACACAAGACCTCTACCCGAATCAGATTTCTTCTTCCATGGAGCAGCGGGTAGCCATCGCACGGGCTTTTGCCGTTAATCCGGACTTGCTCTTAATGGATGAGCCCTATGGACAGTTGGACGTTAAATTGCGTTTTTACCTGGAAGATGAATTGGTGCGAATTTGGCAGGAATTTAAGAATACGGTTATTTTTATTACCCACAATGTTGAAGAAGCAGTCTACATTGCAGAACGAGTTTTAGTATTGACCAACAAGCCGACGACGATCAAGGAAGAAATTCCCATTGACCTACCGCGACCGCGCGACTATCTGGATAAAGATTTTGTGGCGCTGCGCGAACATGTTACCGAAGCAATCCGCTGGTGGTAG
- a CDS encoding ABC transporter substrate-binding protein has translation MKRKLLAMALIAAFSVATFAGCGGGGGDTSSAAAGGGGGGDLNFGFLNQIDTWPAYSAIQDGTAEKYGLSGLDTQKNMQLFDSGMPMVEAMISGAWQIGDAGSVPVLMAALRYDAEVVGIASNESPANAIVAREDNPALKVTNPKFENAKGDAASVKGKTILVATVSSAHFVVDQWLKSMDLTDKDVTIKNLEQPQAIKAFESGEGDFLALWSPELYQAYGKGWKDVATGKDVNANTLMLYFAPKDWAKDNKDTIARFLAMTSTKVEEYNSKGEELVPDLQKFFQDFGAMKFSEEETKLDIERHELYTVDQQLELISSGDVEKWMIDIGDFFVRQGKFTEDELAQLKEKHFNITDEYLKAAKDVSPSK, from the coding sequence ATGAAACGCAAATTATTGGCAATGGCACTTATAGCGGCTTTTTCAGTAGCAACTTTTGCAGGTTGCGGCGGCGGTGGCGGTGACACCAGTTCTGCTGCAGCAGGCGGTGGCGGCGGTGGCGATTTAAACTTCGGGTTTTTGAACCAGATCGACACCTGGCCCGCTTATTCAGCCATCCAGGACGGTACTGCTGAAAAATACGGTTTGAGCGGTTTGGACACGCAAAAGAATATGCAGTTGTTTGATTCGGGGATGCCCATGGTTGAAGCCATGATTTCAGGCGCTTGGCAAATCGGGGATGCCGGTTCCGTTCCGGTTTTGATGGCCGCTTTACGGTATGACGCTGAAGTGGTCGGGATTGCTTCCAATGAATCTCCGGCAAACGCCATTGTGGCCCGTGAAGACAACCCGGCCTTAAAGGTGACCAACCCGAAATTTGAAAACGCTAAAGGCGATGCTGCCAGCGTTAAGGGTAAAACCATTTTGGTGGCAACCGTTTCTTCCGCTCACTTTGTTGTTGACCAATGGCTGAAATCCATGGATTTGACAGACAAAGATGTTACCATTAAAAACCTGGAACAACCCCAGGCCATTAAAGCGTTTGAATCCGGCGAAGGCGATTTCTTAGCCCTCTGGAGCCCGGAACTTTACCAAGCTTACGGCAAGGGCTGGAAAGACGTAGCCACCGGTAAAGACGTTAACGCCAATACCCTGATGCTTTACTTTGCACCGAAAGATTGGGCAAAAGACAACAAAGACACCATCGCTCGTTTCTTGGCCATGACCTCTACTAAGGTTGAAGAATACAATAGCAAAGGCGAAGAACTGGTTCCTGATTTACAGAAATTCTTCCAAGATTTCGGCGCTATGAAATTTAGTGAAGAAGAAACCAAATTGGATATTGAACGCCATGAATTGTACACTGTGGATCAACAGCTTGAGTTGATTTCTTCTGGCGATGTAGAAAAATGGATGATTGACATCGGTGACTTCTTTGTTCGCCAAGGGAAATTCACAGAAGATGAATTGGCTCAATTGAAAGAAAAACACTTCAACATCACCGACGAATATCTGAAAGCAGCCAAAGACGTTAGCCCGTCTAAATAA
- a CDS encoding ABC transporter permease produces MSTKNITRPQRKQTFYTAISVITIIAFFCFWEGIVQFGIVSKFYLASPTQVIELFVSKLTNEAPDGALLMTHVKVSLTEALTGYFLALLVGIPLGLAMGWFYTFDGLVRPIFELIRPVPSPAWIPLVIIWFGTGLVSKVFIIFVGALVPCVINSYSGVAQTNPTFIRMARTYGASNWEIFTKICVPSALPMVFGGLQVALASAWTCLVAAELVGADAGLGFLIQMGRRLLMPDMIILGMVMVALTGVVVTIVIAFVERALVKGMRRGEDR; encoded by the coding sequence ATGTCAACAAAAAACATCACACGACCGCAACGGAAACAGACCTTCTATACAGCCATTTCGGTGATTACCATCATCGCCTTCTTCTGCTTTTGGGAAGGGATCGTTCAGTTCGGTATTGTGTCCAAATTTTACTTGGCGTCGCCGACCCAAGTTATAGAGCTTTTTGTATCAAAATTAACCAATGAAGCGCCGGACGGAGCCCTGCTGATGACGCACGTTAAAGTCAGCCTTACAGAAGCCTTGACCGGGTACTTCCTGGCCCTTCTGGTTGGGATCCCCCTGGGCTTGGCCATGGGCTGGTTTTACACCTTTGACGGCCTGGTCAGACCGATTTTTGAATTGATTCGCCCGGTACCGTCACCGGCCTGGATTCCCCTGGTTATCATCTGGTTCGGGACCGGTTTGGTCAGTAAGGTCTTTATTATTTTTGTAGGCGCCCTGGTGCCTTGTGTTATCAACTCTTACTCAGGGGTGGCCCAGACCAACCCGACCTTTATCCGGATGGCCCGGACCTACGGCGCCAGCAACTGGGAAATTTTCACCAAGATTTGTGTCCCCTCTGCCCTGCCCATGGTGTTCGGCGGCTTGCAGGTGGCCCTGGCCTCTGCTTGGACCTGCTTGGTTGCAGCCGAATTGGTTGGTGCGGATGCAGGTTTGGGCTTCCTGATTCAGATGGGTCGCCGTCTCCTCATGCCGGATATGATCATCTTAGGGATGGTCATGGTGGCACTGACCGGGGTTGTGGTGACGATTGTTATCGCTTTTGTGGAGCGTGCGCTGGTTAAGGGCATGCGTCGCGGCGAAGATAGATAG
- a CDS encoding ABC transporter permease, translated as MSTQVNTAKSNPLLKALRNKRVLNAISIIGFLLIWDLVVVSGLLAIMPRPHEVLFRWIELMHEPYAGYTMPMHVWISFRRVIIAFLLAAAIGIPTGVIMAFSKFAHAIIRPIFEFFKPMPPIAWISLSILWFGLGEPSKIFLIFIGCVVPCILNSYNGIRLVDPELYDAVRNLGANYWQEQTQVTFPASLPAIFAGLQVALSSGWTCVVAAELVGAREGIGYLTYVGMRQDDIAMTIGGILTICLVSFLSSLFLTYLERWLCPWKRNIDE; from the coding sequence TTGTCAACTCAAGTGAATACAGCCAAGAGCAATCCGCTCTTAAAAGCCTTGCGCAATAAGCGCGTTTTAAACGCCATCTCGATCATCGGTTTTCTGTTGATTTGGGACTTGGTCGTTGTCAGTGGCCTCCTGGCCATTATGCCCAGACCCCATGAAGTACTCTTCCGTTGGATAGAACTGATGCATGAACCCTACGCCGGTTATACAATGCCGATGCACGTGTGGATTTCTTTCCGCCGGGTCATCATCGCCTTCCTCCTGGCGGCTGCCATCGGGATCCCCACCGGGGTTATTATGGCCTTCAGCAAGTTCGCCCATGCCATTATTCGCCCGATTTTTGAATTCTTTAAACCCATGCCGCCGATCGCCTGGATTTCCTTGTCCATCTTATGGTTCGGCTTAGGCGAACCGTCTAAGATTTTCCTGATTTTCATCGGCTGCGTGGTCCCCTGTATCTTAAACTCTTACAATGGAATTCGCTTGGTGGATCCGGAATTGTACGATGCGGTCCGCAACTTAGGCGCCAATTACTGGCAGGAACAGACCCAGGTCACCTTCCCGGCCTCTTTACCGGCTATTTTTGCCGGCCTGCAAGTGGCCCTCTCCTCCGGCTGGACCTGCGTGGTCGCCGCAGAATTGGTCGGCGCCCGTGAAGGGATAGGATATTTAACATATGTTGGCATGCGTCAAGATGATATAGCTATGACCATCGGCGGGATTTTAACCATCTGCCTGGTCAGCTTCCTGTCTTCCTTGTTCTTAACTTATCTTGAAAGGTGGTTGTGCCCGTGGAAACGCAACATCGACGAGTAG
- a CDS encoding ABC transporter ATP-binding protein: METQHRRVENAEKVITCTDISKDYGSKKVLSPMDFEVYKNEFVVILGPGQAGKTTLFRLIAGFEGPTTGKVVVGGEEVRGPGTQVGYVFQRYMLFPWQTVMGNVSMGPKLRGIKKEERMAKAQKYIDLVGLTGFEKSYPHQLSGGMKQRVGIARAYVNEPELLLLDEPFGQLDAQTRILMEQEIERVWQAEKRTILFVTSNIDEAIYLADRIIILDGKLPSHLAATFTIDLPRPRDLLSQEFLRLRKEISDSMSLVL, encoded by the coding sequence GTGGAAACGCAACATCGACGAGTAGAAAATGCGGAAAAGGTCATCACCTGTACGGATATTTCAAAAGACTACGGCAGCAAAAAAGTGCTGTCACCGATGGATTTTGAGGTTTATAAAAACGAGTTTGTGGTCATTTTAGGGCCGGGGCAGGCAGGGAAAACAACGCTTTTCCGTTTGATCGCCGGCTTTGAAGGCCCCACGACCGGTAAGGTCGTCGTGGGTGGTGAAGAAGTTAGAGGCCCGGGGACCCAGGTGGGTTATGTCTTTCAGCGCTACATGCTCTTCCCCTGGCAGACGGTTATGGGCAATGTGTCCATGGGACCCAAGCTGCGCGGGATTAAAAAAGAAGAGCGGATGGCCAAGGCGCAAAAATACATTGACCTGGTTGGCCTGACCGGCTTTGAAAAGAGCTACCCCCACCAGCTTTCCGGTGGGATGAAACAGCGCGTGGGCATTGCCCGGGCTTATGTTAACGAACCGGAATTGCTCCTTTTAGACGAGCCCTTCGGCCAATTGGACGCCCAGACCCGGATCCTAATGGAACAGGAAATTGAGCGGGTTTGGCAGGCGGAAAAACGGACCATCCTTTTCGTAACGTCAAACATTGACGAAGCCATTTACCTGGCGGACCGGATTATCATTTTGGACGGGAAACTGCCCAGCCATCTGGCGGCCACCTTTACCATTGACCTGCCGCGGCCGCGGGACCTCTTGAGCCAAGAATTTTTACGCCTGCGGAAAGAAATTTCCGACAGCATGAGTTTAGTTTTATAA
- a CDS encoding ABC transporter substrate-binding protein yields MKKLSSLLALILAVTFTVTACGVSQDTSAPALSSEAAKTLPLKVATLAQIDAWPLIDSVQEGKAEKYGLSIGDKDILTFDSGMEAVEGIPAKAITVADVGQLPAVMAATRYQAKIVGIAAEESAANAILARTDSPVFNEGNAADAVRGSTVLVTSVSSAHQLLGAWLEEMGLKEADITVRTVEQQTAISAFEAGDGDFLVLWSPALYRGLDKGFKVVKTAADLNLPSYMFYLVPKDLSADESEAVARMLAMVDSRVDQYQAGGADTEKSIAAFFKSYAGMDISLADVKEELTRHRIFHIDEQLELFDNGSVEKALTAAADQQLAEEKLKADEVDAAKAAHFYIDKSFLEAAKTYAK; encoded by the coding sequence ATGAAAAAATTATCTTCTCTTTTAGCGCTCATTTTAGCCGTTACCTTTACGGTAACGGCTTGTGGCGTATCTCAAGATACGTCTGCGCCTGCTTTATCAAGTGAAGCGGCTAAGACCCTGCCCTTAAAAGTGGCAACCTTAGCACAAATTGATGCCTGGCCGCTGATTGATAGCGTTCAAGAAGGCAAGGCAGAGAAATACGGGCTTTCCATTGGCGATAAAGATATTTTGACCTTTGATTCGGGCATGGAAGCCGTGGAGGGCATTCCGGCCAAGGCTATTACCGTGGCGGATGTCGGCCAATTGCCGGCGGTCATGGCGGCCACCCGTTACCAGGCCAAGATTGTGGGCATTGCCGCTGAAGAAAGCGCTGCCAATGCCATCTTAGCCCGGACCGATTCACCGGTTTTCAATGAAGGAAATGCGGCAGATGCCGTGCGCGGGTCGACCGTTTTGGTCACCTCCGTCTCTTCTGCCCACCAGCTTTTAGGGGCCTGGCTTGAAGAAATGGGCTTGAAAGAAGCGGACATTACCGTCCGCACCGTTGAACAGCAGACCGCCATTTCCGCCTTTGAAGCAGGCGACGGCGACTTCCTGGTCCTCTGGTCACCGGCCTTGTACCGGGGCTTGGACAAGGGCTTTAAAGTGGTGAAAACCGCTGCCGATTTAAACCTGCCCTCTTACATGTTCTACCTGGTGCCCAAGGACCTTTCCGCTGATGAAAGTGAAGCCGTTGCCCGGATGCTGGCCATGGTTGACAGCCGTGTTGACCAGTATCAAGCCGGCGGCGCCGATACGGAAAAAAGCATTGCCGCCTTCTTTAAGAGCTATGCCGGGATGGACATTTCTTTAGCCGATGTCAAAGAAGAATTGACCCGCCACCGTATCTTCCACATTGACGAACAGCTGGAGCTCTTTGACAATGGCTCGGTTGAGAAAGCCTTAACGGCCGCTGCCGACCAACAGCTGGCTGAAGAAAAACTGAAAGCCGATGAAGTGGACGCCGCCAAGGCTGCCCATTTCTACATCGACAAGAGTTTCCTCGAAGCCGCTAAAACCTATGCCAAATAA
- a CDS encoding ABC transporter substrate-binding protein: MLRKILAATLSLALLVGLSACGATDNASSSGAGQSAGGLTVATLNQLDAWPAYAAMKDDVADKYGISYEMKLYKAGFQLVEDSALEKWQIGDVGAVPALLGVLNRHLSVVGIAADESDANALMVKAKSPLLKEESNGVLGSADAVRGKAIYTTQASSAHRLVAAYLKKLDLTEADVNLQYASQADCLAALGDGRADIVSLWAPNTYEAEEIAGGAKTLAKGSDLGVTNYMVYVVDSAWAKNNKDAIARFLATVGHEAGAFEEVKDADLVSFFKDYAKADLDEKRIADERKSHQLFTVEEQLALMSDGDLQKSLDDVATFFLQINRFADSNYGQLTKMNFGITDEYLKAAQKLEEKAS; the protein is encoded by the coding sequence ATGTTGCGAAAGATCCTTGCAGCAACCTTATCGCTTGCCTTGTTGGTAGGCTTATCGGCATGTGGGGCCACAGACAACGCCAGCTCATCCGGAGCCGGTCAAAGCGCCGGCGGGTTGACGGTGGCAACCTTGAACCAGTTGGACGCCTGGCCGGCCTACGCTGCCATGAAAGATGATGTTGCGGATAAGTACGGAATTTCTTATGAAATGAAGCTGTACAAGGCCGGCTTCCAGCTGGTGGAAGATTCCGCCTTGGAAAAATGGCAGATTGGCGATGTCGGCGCAGTGCCGGCGCTTCTGGGGGTGCTCAACCGCCACTTGAGCGTTGTGGGGATTGCAGCCGATGAAAGCGACGCCAACGCCCTGATGGTCAAGGCCAAGAGCCCCCTCTTAAAAGAGGAAAGCAACGGGGTCCTGGGCTCGGCAGATGCCGTCCGCGGTAAAGCCATCTATACCACCCAGGCCTCCAGCGCCCACCGGCTCGTGGCCGCATATTTGAAAAAGCTGGACCTGACCGAAGCAGATGTTAACCTGCAGTACGCTTCCCAGGCCGACTGCCTGGCCGCCTTGGGCGACGGCAGAGCAGACATCGTCTCCCTCTGGGCACCCAACACCTATGAAGCGGAAGAAATCGCCGGCGGCGCAAAAACCCTGGCCAAGGGCAGTGACCTCGGCGTGACCAACTACATGGTTTATGTGGTGGACAGCGCCTGGGCCAAGAACAATAAAGATGCCATTGCCCGCTTCCTGGCCACCGTTGGCCATGAAGCCGGCGCCTTTGAAGAGGTCAAAGATGCAGACCTGGTTTCCTTCTTTAAAGACTACGCCAAGGCTGATTTAGACGAAAAACGCATTGCCGACGAACGCAAGTCCCACCAACTCTTTACCGTAGAAGAGCAGTTGGCCTTGATGAGCGATGGCGACCTGCAAAAAAGCCTGGACGATGTGGCCACCTTCTTCCTGCAGATCAACCGTTTTGCCGATTCCAATTACGGGCAATTGACGAAAATGAACTTCGGCATTACCGATGAATACTTGAAAGCCGCTCAAAAATTGGAAGAAAAAGCCAGCTGA
- a CDS encoding alpha/beta fold hydrolase, protein MQKPKILLIHGWLHSRARYGPLADALADSYRVSLASLPGYDDKAYVRAGGGHLNLYARHLAKTIAAEAPAVAVGFSMGGQILLRALTRYPLALPWAVFSNVPYPALTFGQLLARRRRLLRLGLRLAQTAPEALAKPVVNRCAAYTVYRPDCIDDLFYRDVCGVNAAVAARSAREMAKGMPRVKPLAATASLVTTCSHDRLAPPAAARCLAGDLRAPLVNFPAAGHTVVLEALEDYAAFLRLLAGHLPDPSS, encoded by the coding sequence ATGCAAAAACCGAAAATCCTCTTGATCCACGGCTGGCTCCACAGCCGGGCCCGGTATGGGCCCCTGGCCGACGCCTTGGCCGATAGCTACAGGGTGTCCCTGGCCAGCCTGCCCGGCTATGACGATAAGGCCTATGTCCGTGCCGGCGGCGGCCACCTGAACCTTTACGCCCGTCACTTGGCCAAGACCATCGCCGCCGAAGCGCCGGCGGTGGCCGTCGGCTTTTCCATGGGCGGGCAAATTCTCCTCCGGGCCTTGACCCGGTATCCGCTGGCCCTGCCATGGGCGGTCTTTTCCAATGTGCCCTACCCGGCCCTGACCTTCGGGCAACTGCTGGCCCGGAGGCGGCGGCTCCTGCGCCTGGGCCTGCGCCTGGCGCAGACCGCGCCGGAGGCCCTGGCCAAGCCGGTTGTCAACCGCTGTGCCGCCTACACCGTCTACCGGCCGGACTGCATTGATGACCTCTTTTACCGAGATGTCTGTGGCGTCAACGCCGCCGTGGCCGCCCGGTCCGCCCGGGAAATGGCCAAGGGCATGCCCCGGGTCAAGCCCCTGGCCGCCACCGCCAGTCTGGTGACCACTTGCAGCCATGACCGGCTGGCCCCGCCGGCAGCGGCCCGGTGCTTGGCAGGAGACCTCCGGGCGCCCCTGGTGAATTTCCCGGCAGCCGGGCATACGGTGGTTTTAGAAGCCCTGGAAGACTATGCCGCCTTCTTGCGCCTTTTGGCCGGCCACCTTCCGGATCCAAGCTCTTAA